CTCTGTATAACCTGCTGCTACGCGTGCAGGGGTTTGAATTAAGGTATCATTAATCGTGATAAGAATATCGCCGCCACGGATCACTCTCGGAGCGTTTTCGCCACGAAAAATACCTCGCTGCACATCTGCGACAAATTCATAAAAGTCGTAGCCTGTCGGCGAGATTTGTCCAACAGGAATTGCCGCAAATTGGCTTGGTGTCCCTCGATTAGGAATCGCAAACGGCCCACTACCGATTTTGTTCCAGTCATCATCGTTATCAATGCCATCGAAAGGATTGCCTGGGCTTTCTAAGAATGCCACGCCTACATAGCCTACAGGAAAATTGCGATTCCATGCGCCATCGACGGCTGTTGGGTCAGGACGCAAGTTAGTTTCTGAGACAGGGTTCCATGTGTAGGTAATCGAGCGACTCTGGTCAAAGACAGACACATTGCGCTGAAACTGTCGTCCAACCGCTGTACCGACTACTGAGCCAAACACTACCTTGTCGTAGTCGTAATCGCTAATGTTTTTGATTTCGTAGAGCCAGAAAATGTTGTCTTGTGCAAGAAAACTTGACCATTGTAAGCCACGTGCTTTAACTTGGAAGCCTACGCCGTAGCGGTTTGGGTCAGAGGTTGGACGGAAGCCAAACTCTTCAAACCAGCGGCGGTCTGTAGCGTCATCGAAGACGAAGTAACTTTCTTGGTCTGCATTGAAGACTCCACGCCCGAAGTAGCCGTTCCAATCCGCTTTGCCTGTTGCTGGGTTAATCCAAGTCGGTTGGTCTGGCCAGCGGTCAGGCCATGAGGAAGGAATGTGGCTCATTGCAGGAAATTCTTCGGCGGGATTGAAAAATCCTTCAACGGGCTGCAAGCCTTCGAACTGACCATTGACGATACGATATCCTCCTCCTCGCGGTCCTTGATGCGTCGTAACATAGCGCGCTACAGCCGTTACATCTGCTGCTCGCTGTCCATTTACCACAATGTTGCGAATCGTCGTATTGAGTCGGCCACGCGGAATGGTTACAATCTGGTTATCGCGCAGGCGTCGTCCTGTCAGAGCAGTGGTATCGTTGTTGGTGTAAATGATAGTATCGCGAAAGACGCGCTCCACGCCGAGAATGATGTTCAGGTCGTAGATGTATTCGTTTTCATCAACCGGCCAAGCACAGGTAGGCAAGAGTGGCGCAATAAAAGTTTTGCTACCGATAAGACCATCATTTTGGAACTTTGTGCGCACGCGATTGCCATTGTGCAATCCCACACGCCGATTGGCTCGACTGCTGCGCAAATTGAGCGGAATGTTCTGTGCCATTGCGTCTATGCTCTCGCCTGCAAGTATCCAAAAGGCCAGTAGCCACACCAGTTGGTATGGGAGACGCTTGGCGCAGTGTGCAGCTGGGAAAGAGTTTCTCATCGTCAGTTACAGCTTTCTTGCATGGGTTAGGTGTTACAGAGCAAAACTTACACCCACCAGCACCTGACGCGGTGGTGCAAAGAGTTGTGGTCGCCGCTGATATTCTTCTGGTGTATTGACGCTTGAGCGCACACGCGTATTTTGGAAAATGAGGTCTGGCGTCAGCAACGCAAAAGGATAGTTTCCTGACTGGTTGCTAAAATCCAGAAGGTTGTAGACCTGCACATAGAGGCTCAGCTTACTCTTGTCGAGTGTGAAGGTTTTTTGTGCGCGCACATCTAACGTGAAAGTTGCCGGCCGTGTCAGCGAGTTGGTTACAATTTCACCTCGGCTGCCACGCACAAGAATTGGGAACGGCGCATTGAGGTCAGGCGTGTAGGGGAATCCGCTGCCAAAGCGTGCAATTGCACTTAGCATCCAGCCGTCAATATCAAAATTGCCTGTCAAGTTTAAAGTGTGCGTTTGATTCCAGTCCAGCGGCACCAGTGTCGTTGGCAATGGCGCATTTGCAGCCAGTGCAAAGGCTGCAGCGGCTGGATCGGATGCATTACCTTGAGCCACTTGGAAGGTGTAATCCACGCCGAAGTTGAAGAGCTGAGAGAAGCGCTTATCGATGCGAATCGTTAGACCTCGCGTCAAGGCATAATCGGTGTTTACAAATTGTGTGTAGGCGCCTCTGTCAAAATACTCTCTAATGAATGCGCTGCCGTTAAGGTCGCGAATGTCGTTAAAATACAGTGCCACATCGACGGAGATGTCTTCTCCAAACTGTTGCTGTAAGCCCAGTTCGCCCTTGATAGTGCGTTGCGGTTTCAGGTCAGCATTGCCAAATGGACCGCTGACACTGGCAGCAGGGTCTCGTCGAAAGAAGGGATTGCGATAAAGAAACTCGAAGTTTGGGATTTGAAAGACTTGCCCGAAGAAAAAGCGCAGCACGCTGGTCTCGGCAATCGTAAAGGCTACCCCCAAGCGTGGGCTAAGCTGCCACTTAAGACTTGCGCGCTCATAGTTGCGACTGAGCAATTCCTGACCGTTGCGCACATAAATCGGCAGATTTTCTCGGATGTTCGGCACTACATTGCCATTTGCATCACGGGGTAAGTTTTCAGGACGGAGCGGGTCATATGGACTTGGGTCCGACGGATCTTTGGGCACGATGCCATCGGGGTAGAACACATCTAAGCGCAGCCCAAAGTTGACAATGAAGCGGTTGATTTCAAACTTATCTTGAATGTAAGCAGCAAACTCAATCGGTCGGCGGTCATAAAACTCGTAGCCTGCTTCCCCCAGTTCAGCGCGCCGCAGCCGAATCACCCCTGTTTGCAAAGAGCTTTCATCAAGAAATAGACTGGCACTTTCCAAGAGCAAGCGATGAAACTTGATATCGAAGCCTGCTTTGACCAGATTTTCCGTGTTGACCTGCGAGGCAATATCGCCCTTGATGTTAATCGTGGTTGTAGAGCGGTCGAAATACCCTGTTTGTGCACCCGTTACGAGAAATTCCTGCCCGAAATCCGCTTGTCCAGGACGATACGCTCCAGCAGGTGTCAGCCCATTGATGCCCCAATTGAGATAGCGTTTATCCAGTGGGTCTTCGTAGAGGTAGTTCTTCACGCTCACATGGAGCAGCGATGCGCCCAGTGTGAAGTAGGTTGCAGCGGAAATGGGCTGCGTAAGATTCACAATCCCGGTGTAAGAGCGGCGAAAATTATTGCTGACCCCGTCTGGAATGAACTGCCAGTCAAAGTCAAACTCTCGGAAGCGCTCATCAGAGAATTGAAACTGCGCACTGATTTTGGATAGTCCGGGTCGGAAGGTAAGCTTGCCCAGCCCAGCAAACTTTCGATAGGGGTTCATTGGCACAAACTCTCCGTTGCCCGTTGCGAACTGTCGGAAATTGTCTGTCGCTTGACTTAGCACGCGATAGACCCTAATGCCTTTGGTCGCAATTTCCGCATCGTTTCGTGGCGGATCACTGGGGTCAACAGGATAGAAGAAAAAGTCTCGTGCGTCAGGATTTTGGCGTTGGTAATCGGCAACCAGTCGGTCTCGTTCCTGCACGCTTCGTGCCGTACCAATGTAACCACCGATTCGATTGCCCGTGAAAATGCTTGCAGGCAAAATATCACCCGGGTTAAAGATGCGCTGCCCATAGAAGCGTCCCTCGTCTTCGAAGTATCGTGCATTGACAAAGAATGTGAGCAAGTCTTTCTGTGCATCTGCAATCGGAATCGGCCCGCTGAAACTGCCTTGAATATCGCGAGAGCCTACTGTGCGAATGTTATTGACATTTTGGAACAAATCGGTGCGCGGCGTAAGGTACCCACCGAAGAAGGTTTGTAGGTTGCCTTCGTAGTTCGTGCCCCCTTCTTTGGTTACGATGTTGATGATGGCGGACATTGCTTGACCGTACTCGGCATTGTATCCGCCTGTGAGCAGTTCCAGCTCTTGAATCGCCTGTGACTCGACGCCTAAATTGTTGATACCACGCCCCTGATTACCGTCATAGACGTCATTGACCATAAAGCCGTCGACAATGTAGGCTGCTTCCCCGCGCCGTCCGCCGCGGAAGGTCCCCCCCACTACACCAGCTTGAATCTCCAGCACCTGCGCAGGGTTCTGAATCGGAAGCGCAAGAATTTCCTCATTTCCGACGGCGGCACGAGTTGCGGTCATATCTTTGACCACCAGTGGGCGTTCAGCCGTGATGACTACCTCTTGTGCCTGCACGCTCTCAATGCGCAGCTTGAAGTCTGCTCGGGTCGTCATATCCACACTAACCTTGACGTTGCGCAGCGTTGCAGTTTGGTAGCCCACATATGAACAACGTAGCGTGTAGGTGCCGGGCGGCACATTGAGAATGACATAGTCACCGTCAATGTTGGTTTTGCCACCCAGTTTTGTGCCTTCTACCACTACAGTGGCTCCAATTAGTGGCTCATTGGTCTCTGCATCGACCACTCTGCCAGCAATCTTCCCTGTTGTGCCGAGCCACTTGCCGCACTCTGACCGCTCTCGTGGCAGTGGACTTTCGCTCGCAAGCAGCGTCGGTGCACAAAGCAAAATATGCAGCAAAAGGTAACACAAGGTAGGGAAGGCGTGTGGGACTACACTGCTTGACTTCATAGAGTTCCCCTTTCTCATTGTCACAGCAACGGGTTTCCAGAGTGCCGATACCGCACTACGCACTCCTTGTTTCCCCGCTTCTCATTGTCTTGGTTTTAGGTTACAGCTAGCCTTTGCGCAGAGCAACTTACACCTTGAATTTGCAACCTGCGCAAGGTTTTTTTCGTTAAGTTTTACTTTCGAAAGTTAAAACAAATCTCTCCCAGTTGCAAATTTTGCGTTGCCATCACAGCGTTTTTCTTGCATACGGCCTACTAGTAGCTGGGAGCACAGCAAAACGAATTTCAAGCTACCGCTTGTTATTCCTGCCAAACTTCCTTCTATGCAAACTTCACGCTCAACCCATACTTTTTTTCGCCGTGCAGCGTGGATTTTAGGTGACCAGCTTTCGCTGCAAAACGCTGCTTTGCTCGCTCTCGATAAGCACCAAGATGTGGTAGTAATGATTGAATCACTCGAGCATGCCACCGCCATGAATCATCACAAAGCTAAACTTCTGCTTTGCTTTTCAGCGATGCGGCACTTCCGTGATGAACTGCGTGCGCTGGGCTATACTGTTTTTTACTATGAACTACCTTGCCGCTACAATTTTCTATCGGGCTTGCAAGCACTGGTCTCGGAGCACGGTATTTGCGAACTGCTGGTCATGGAACCACACGAAATTGCGACCGTGCGCTTTGCGGAAACATTGCCTGCATTGCTTGGCATACCAGTTCGCCTCATGCCGAACACGATGTTTCTTACCTCACGCACCGAGTTCATTGCGGAGTATCAAGGTGAGTCGCACCTTGTGATGGAAAATTACTACCGCAAGATGCGCCGAAAGCTACGTGTGTTAATGGAGAATGGTAAGCCAATTGGTGGGCAGTGGAACTTCGACAAAGCCAATCGTCACACAGCAAGAGATTTCTACGCTGCTCGCCTTTGCGTGCCTCCACTTTGGCAACCTTCCTTTGACACAATTGACCGAGAAGTCCAAGACATGGTAGAGACTTTTTTCCCAAACCACATTGGCTCTCTATCGCATTTTGCTTTACCCACTACACGCAAAGATGCTGAGCGATTTCTTGATGACTTCATTACGCACCGCCTAAGGTATTTCGGCGAGTTTGAAGACACAATGATTCAATCTGAACCCGTGCTCTTTCACTCTGTTCTTTCGCCTCTTCTCAACATCGGTTTGCTCAGCCCGATGCAGTGCGTCGAAAAAGCAGTAACCGCATTTGAAGCTGGTTTTGCACCCCTCAACTCGGTTGAAGGCTTTGTGCGTCAAATTATCGGTTGGCGTGAGTTCATCTATGGCTGCTACTGGCTTAAAATGTCCAAGACCGATTACCACGAAGAAAACTACTTTCACCATACTCGCCCCCTGCCCCAGTTTTATTGGACTGGCGACACTCCGCTCAATTGTCTTTCTCAGGTCATCAAGAAGGTGCTAAAGTATGGCTACACACACCACATTGAGCGTTTGATGATACTCGGTAATTTTGCCCTGCTGGCAGGCGTTTGCCCAAAGCAACTCAATCAATGGTTCTGGGAGCTTTATGTCGATGCATATGACTGGGTGGTTACGCCAAATGTGATGGGAATGTCGCAATTTGCAGACGGCGGCTTTGTGGCCACCAAGCCTTATTGCTCCAGTGGCGCTTACATTGAAAAGATGAGTGATTACTGCAAATCATGCATTTACCGTGTAAAGGACAAAGTTGGTCCAAACGCTTGTCCGTTCAACTACCTTTATTGGGACTTTTTGATGAGGCACGAAGCCAAACTGCGTCCAAACCCACGCATTGGTATGATTTACGGCACACTAGATAGAAAATCTGCGGCGGAAAAAGCCGCAATTCGTGAGTCTGCCGAAGCTTTTCTGGCTTCACTGCCCGGCAACTCTTACTACACGTAGTGTATTTTTTCACGCCATGTAGCTTAGTATGCAAAAACCTCTTCGTTTGGGTATTGTAGGCGTTGGCAAACTGGGTGAAGTGCACGCCAAATTGCTCTCTGAGCTTTCTTCGGAGCGCAAAGACGTGGTGTTTGTCGGCGTCTATGACAAGAATCCTGCCCGCTCCGCTGAGATTGCAAGACGATTTGGCACCCGCGCCTTCGCCTCTCTGGCCGAATGTGCCCAGAGCGTTGATGCCGCAATTGTTGCTACCACGACCTCTGCCCACTTTGAAGTTGCTTCGGCGCTTATGCGCTGCGGCGTGCATCTCTTGATTGAAAAGCCAATGACCGCCACGCTCGAAGAAGCTGATCAACTTCTTAGGCTTGAGAAAGAGACTGGCGTAAAGATTCAAGTTGGGCATGTGGAACGGTTCAACCCTGCTTTTGTGGCTGTGTCGCAATACATCGGCGAGCCCGTCTTCATTACGGCGGAGCGGCTCTCCAGCTTTTCCCGACGCGCCACAGATGTCTCTGTAGTCTTGGACTTGATGATTCATGACATTGACCTTATTCTCTCTCTGGTGCCTTCTGACATTATGCATATTTCAGCTACTGGCGTGGAAGTCTTTTCAAATGAGCTGGATATTGCAAACGCACGCTTGGAGTTTGAAAACGGTGCGACAGCCACCGTTACCGCCAGTCGCATTAGCCGCACACGTGTGCGCAAGATGCGCTTCTTTTGTCGCAATCCGCAGAGCTATGCTACGCTTGATTTGATGACGGGTAAGTCAGAAATTTTCCGCTTGCTGGATGCCCCACCTTTGCGAACCCCCTCGCTCAAAGAATTTGCGACGCAAAAGGTGCTTTCGCTTTTTGGCGACCTTGAAGGTGTGCTAAATGGCCGTGTGATTGATTTCATCAGCCCTGATGTGCCCAAAATCAATGCTCTCAAAGCCGAGCAGCAAAGTTTTATTGATGCAGTGCTCTACGACCGACCAATTTGCGTGCGTTCATCTGAAGCACGTCGTGCATTGGATATTGCTACTCGCATTACCACACGAATTGAAGATCACCTTCGCCGCCTACGTGCACATTCCTCTACGCCTTAGGAGAGACAGACACTTACTGTTAGAACTTCGTGGGTGGGAGAAAGTCTACGGCTGGAATCTTGACAAAAAAACTTGTGCCTTTCCCTTCTTCAGTCTCAAAATACAGCTCGCCATTATGCTTCTTTACAATGCTGTAGCAGATGGACAGTCCAAGCCCTGTTCCTTTGCCAACTGGCTTTGTGGTGAAGAAGGGGTCAAAAATTTTTGCTTGAATGGCTCTTGGAATGCCTGTGCCATTGTCTTGCACTTTTACGACTACATAACCATCTTGAAATGAAGTTGAAATGTGAATATGTGGCTTTGGACTTTGTTCTACGGCATGCACTGCGTTCTGAATAAGGTTCAGGAACACTTGATTAAGCTGCGCTGGGTAACAGTCGACCATTGGAATGTTGCCATACTCAGTAGTGAGCCGAATGTTTTGTTCTTTGAATTGATGTCCGATAATTAGCAAGCAACTCTTTATGCCTTCGTTGAGGTCGGCTTTTTTCATTTCTGCTTCATCGAGTCGTGCGAAGTTTCGCATTCCTTTCACCAATGCAGCCATCTGCTCTAAGCCTGTGGTCATTCCACTAAAAAGCCGTTCTGTGCGCACTACAATTTCCTGCAAGGCTTCTGGCGTTGAAAGGTTGGAATCGCTAATCGCTTGAAATTCCTTTACGGCTTGCTCAATTTCTCCACGGTTGAGTGCCTCGAGCGCTTGCAAGGCGCTGGCATAGAGCCTTGCTAATTCTTTGAAGCGACGCTGGGCAATTTCGACATTGTTACTTACATAGCCGATTGGTGTGTTTAGCTCGTGCGCAATTCCTGCTACCATTTGCCCAAGCGAGCTCATTTTTTCGGACTGAATCAGATGCGCTTGTGTTTCTTGAATCTCTTTGAGTTTTGCCGCCAGCTCTGCCTCCAAGCGTTTTCGTTCTGAGATATCGGTGATGAATCCGACTAGCACCATTGGTAAGTCATTCTCGTCAAAGAGCGCTCGTCCATACTCCAGCGCCCATTTGGTTTCGCCCAGCTTTGTAACCAAGCGATACTCGACTTGGAACGGCTCTCGCAACTCGACAGCCTGCTGAATTTCATACCAAACCCGGTCTCGATCGTCAGGGTGAATCACTTCTTCGCCTAAACTGACCTTGTTGCTCATAAACTCTTCGGCCGAGTAGCCCGTCAGCTTCATACAGCCTTCATTGACAAACTCCATTGCTCTAGACTTGTCGTTCTGACCCAAATAGACCATTCCGACCACGTTGCTTACGATATTATGTAGCTGCTGGCGGTTTGCAGCCAGCGATTCTTCCAGTTTTTTTCTTTCTGTCGAGTCAATCGCTGCGCCGCTAAAGAGCGTGCCGCCATCGGCAAGCTGACGTGGCTTTGCAGTCCACTGGACAAACTTTTGCGCGCCATTTGGGAAGAAAAGCCAATCTTCAAACACAAAGTTTGTGCGCTTGCTGACGGCTTCTTTGACGGCGCTGAAGAATCTCATCTGACTTGAGCGCAACATTAGCTCAAAGAGCCGCTCTGGATGAGCCAGCAACTCTGCCGCAGGCATAGCCAGCAAGGTTTCGCAAGCTGGATTGACGTAGCAAAAGTAGAACTCCATCTCGCGCGTTACGAGAAACTCATAGATCATCACAGGCGAGTGCTCCAACATCAAACGGTATCGTTCCTCGCTTTGCGTGTCGGATTTTCTCAGCGTATCGAGTTGCATATTCATTATCGGTTAAGGCATTGCGTGATGGCTCTGACCTCACTTCGCTTGCTTGCTGCGCAAATTTTGAAGTGCCTGCAATGCTTCCAGCGATGGGACTGCACTTTTTTTCTGCGCTTTGAGCTCACTTTGTGGCTCAACTGGTGCACTACTCTTTTCTTTCATTGAAAGCGAAATTTGCAGCATATACATTTCTACAGCTTCGCTGATTAGTGCCTTCAGTCGCTCTGCATTCCAAGGCTTTTGAATGTAGCGGTAAATTTGTCCCTCGTTAATTAGGCGAATGATGTCCTCCACATCGGTGTAGGCTGTAATCAAGATTTTTGGCACTAGTGGCGCATACTTGCGTGACTCAATCAGCAGGTCTGCCCCTGTTTTGCCCGGCATTCTCTGGTCGGTGATAAGCAGCGCTACAAAGGCATCTCGTTTCAGAAGGTCAATTGCCTCATTTGCACTTGTGGCACTTATGACATCGTAGTCATCTGCAAGCAACTCTGTTAGCGCAGTATGCACTGCCGCTTCGTCATCTACCACAAGTATCTTGGGCTTGCCGCTTTTGCCACGAAAGGCATTTTCGTAGCCGCTACGCTGTGCTGCTTCACTGAGGCGATCAAAAAACGCCGCCTCATCCTTTTGCTGCTGCTCTAAGCGAGAGAGTGATTCTTCGGTTAGGTGAATGCCGAAATCCTGTGTGTCCAGTGCGATATCAGATTTGGTAGCAGGCGGCACGGCTTTTTGCGAAAGCTTGCTTAGCGCTGCCAGCGATGCTCGAAGATCTTGAGTCAGTCGTTCTGTTTTCTTCGTTTCTGCTGGCTCAGTTTTTTCCTGCTGTCCTTTCTGCTCGAGCAGTGCCTGTTGCTGTGCCACAGCGTTTCGGTGTGCTGCTACTGCCATCTCAATTACATCTTCCAGCTCTTTTGCCTTCCAAGGTTTTCTAATGTAGCGAAACACGGACCCCAGATTCACTGAGTCGACTACAGCATCGGCATCAGCAAAGCCTGTCAGCAAAATGCGTGTGGCATTTGGCACGCGCTCTGCTGCCGCTGCCAGCACCTCTGTGCCTTTTATGCCCGGCATTCGTTGATCGCTGACAATGACGGCTAAATTGGGCAAGCGCTCTAGTGCCGCAATTGCAGCCTCACCTCCTAAGGCGGTGTGCACTTCATAGCGCATGTCGAATAGTTGCGCCAGTGCTTCCAGCACTTGTGGTTC
This sequence is a window from Chloroherpetonaceae bacterium. Protein-coding genes within it:
- a CDS encoding TonB-dependent receptor — translated: MKSSSVVPHAFPTLCYLLLHILLCAPTLLASESPLPRERSECGKWLGTTGKIAGRVVDAETNEPLIGATVVVEGTKLGGKTNIDGDYVILNVPPGTYTLRCSYVGYQTATLRNVKVSVDMTTRADFKLRIESVQAQEVVITAERPLVVKDMTATRAAVGNEEILALPIQNPAQVLEIQAGVVGGTFRGGRRGEAAYIVDGFMVNDVYDGNQGRGINNLGVESQAIQELELLTGGYNAEYGQAMSAIINIVTKEGGTNYEGNLQTFFGGYLTPRTDLFQNVNNIRTVGSRDIQGSFSGPIPIADAQKDLLTFFVNARYFEDEGRFYGQRIFNPGDILPASIFTGNRIGGYIGTARSVQERDRLVADYQRQNPDARDFFFYPVDPSDPPRNDAEIATKGIRVYRVLSQATDNFRQFATGNGEFVPMNPYRKFAGLGKLTFRPGLSKISAQFQFSDERFREFDFDWQFIPDGVSNNFRRSYTGIVNLTQPISAATYFTLGASLLHVSVKNYLYEDPLDKRYLNWGINGLTPAGAYRPGQADFGQEFLVTGAQTGYFDRSTTTINIKGDIASQVNTENLVKAGFDIKFHRLLLESASLFLDESSLQTGVIRLRRAELGEAGYEFYDRRPIEFAAYIQDKFEINRFIVNFGLRLDVFYPDGIVPKDPSDPSPYDPLRPENLPRDANGNVVPNIRENLPIYVRNGQELLSRNYERASLKWQLSPRLGVAFTIAETSVLRFFFGQVFQIPNFEFLYRNPFFRRDPAASVSGPFGNADLKPQRTIKGELGLQQQFGEDISVDVALYFNDIRDLNGSAFIREYFDRGAYTQFVNTDYALTRGLTIRIDKRFSQLFNFGVDYTFQVAQGNASDPAAAAFALAANAPLPTTLVPLDWNQTHTLNLTGNFDIDGWMLSAIARFGSGFPYTPDLNAPFPILVRGSRGEIVTNSLTRPATFTLDVRAQKTFTLDKSKLSLYVQVYNLLDFSNQSGNYPFALLTPDLIFQNTRVRSSVNTPEEYQRRPQLFAPPRQVLVGVSFAL
- a CDS encoding cryptochrome/photolyase family protein; this encodes MQTSRSTHTFFRRAAWILGDQLSLQNAALLALDKHQDVVVMIESLEHATAMNHHKAKLLLCFSAMRHFRDELRALGYTVFYYELPCRYNFLSGLQALVSEHGICELLVMEPHEIATVRFAETLPALLGIPVRLMPNTMFLTSRTEFIAEYQGESHLVMENYYRKMRRKLRVLMENGKPIGGQWNFDKANRHTARDFYAARLCVPPLWQPSFDTIDREVQDMVETFFPNHIGSLSHFALPTTRKDAERFLDDFITHRLRYFGEFEDTMIQSEPVLFHSVLSPLLNIGLLSPMQCVEKAVTAFEAGFAPLNSVEGFVRQIIGWREFIYGCYWLKMSKTDYHEENYFHHTRPLPQFYWTGDTPLNCLSQVIKKVLKYGYTHHIERLMILGNFALLAGVCPKQLNQWFWELYVDAYDWVVTPNVMGMSQFADGGFVATKPYCSSGAYIEKMSDYCKSCIYRVKDKVGPNACPFNYLYWDFLMRHEAKLRPNPRIGMIYGTLDRKSAAEKAAIRESAEAFLASLPGNSYYT
- a CDS encoding Gfo/Idh/MocA family oxidoreductase, with translation MQKPLRLGIVGVGKLGEVHAKLLSELSSERKDVVFVGVYDKNPARSAEIARRFGTRAFASLAECAQSVDAAIVATTTSAHFEVASALMRCGVHLLIEKPMTATLEEADQLLRLEKETGVKIQVGHVERFNPAFVAVSQYIGEPVFITAERLSSFSRRATDVSVVLDLMIHDIDLILSLVPSDIMHISATGVEVFSNELDIANARLEFENGATATVTASRISRTRVRKMRFFCRNPQSYATLDLMTGKSEIFRLLDAPPLRTPSLKEFATQKVLSLFGDLEGVLNGRVIDFISPDVPKINALKAEQQSFIDAVLYDRPICVRSSEARRALDIATRITTRIEDHLRRLRAHSSTP
- a CDS encoding ATP-binding protein, encoding MQLDTLRKSDTQSEERYRLMLEHSPVMIYEFLVTREMEFYFCYVNPACETLLAMPAAELLAHPERLFELMLRSSQMRFFSAVKEAVSKRTNFVFEDWLFFPNGAQKFVQWTAKPRQLADGGTLFSGAAIDSTERKKLEESLAANRQQLHNIVSNVVGMVYLGQNDKSRAMEFVNEGCMKLTGYSAEEFMSNKVSLGEEVIHPDDRDRVWYEIQQAVELREPFQVEYRLVTKLGETKWALEYGRALFDENDLPMVLVGFITDISERKRLEAELAAKLKEIQETQAHLIQSEKMSSLGQMVAGIAHELNTPIGYVSNNVEIAQRRFKELARLYASALQALEALNRGEIEQAVKEFQAISDSNLSTPEALQEIVVRTERLFSGMTTGLEQMAALVKGMRNFARLDEAEMKKADLNEGIKSCLLIIGHQFKEQNIRLTTEYGNIPMVDCYPAQLNQVFLNLIQNAVHAVEQSPKPHIHISTSFQDGYVVVKVQDNGTGIPRAIQAKIFDPFFTTKPVGKGTGLGLSICYSIVKKHNGELYFETEEGKGTSFFVKIPAVDFLPPTKF
- a CDS encoding response regulator; the protein is MKPQILFVDDEPQVLEALAQLFDMRYEVHTALGGEAAIAALERLPNLAVIVSDQRMPGIKGTEVLAAAAERVPNATRILLTGFADADAVVDSVNLGSVFRYIRKPWKAKELEDVIEMAVAAHRNAVAQQQALLEQKGQQEKTEPAETKKTERLTQDLRASLAALSKLSQKAVPPATKSDIALDTQDFGIHLTEESLSRLEQQQKDEAAFFDRLSEAAQRSGYENAFRGKSGKPKILVVDDEAAVHTALTELLADDYDVISATSANEAIDLLKRDAFVALLITDQRMPGKTGADLLIESRKYAPLVPKILITAYTDVEDIIRLINEGQIYRYIQKPWNAERLKALISEAVEMYMLQISLSMKEKSSAPVEPQSELKAQKKSAVPSLEALQALQNLRSKQAK